In Microplitis mediator isolate UGA2020A chromosome 9, iyMicMedi2.1, whole genome shotgun sequence, the DNA window aacgaccctgatgatctaagatccggctctgggaggccgttattacttccagtggcgcccttaaaaaggacgaccagagtagcagcttagccctgttataacagtgattttttcaagctccttgagctcgaaaacagcgggaagttttggggctggcccgcagggccaaccgacgcccagattttttttttgtttgcgacaaaaaaaaatttcttggcccaagaaagtttgttagtgctctaaaaaattatttttcttagctcagaaacttttttgttttagCTCAAGACACTTTGTCTTGACTCGATAACGTAACAATCTtcagccaagaaaaaaattttttgaattgaaaaaaaaagtttctcgaacctcgaaaaaatttcttggctcaagaaattAGCAGTTTGCTTTTGGTTAAAAGAATTTCTGTTtcagattaagaaaatgaTATCTTCtgcgaaataaataatttcttgatccaaagaatttttcacttcaataaagtaagaaatttcgCTTGGTACACGAAACTAAAtttcgaagatattttatttcttggttgaaaatttcctttttttctgtgtatgtcTTGCTCATGGTATCGTAcgcaaaaatattaaagatatcttGAACACGTGCAATAAAAAGTGCCTGACGCATTTGTCGCACCAGTAACTTACGCATGGCTTGATCAAGATCTACTCAAGGCTCAAGGTCAATTTTGAGCCTTGaacagatcttgagcaagccatgtGCAACTATTTTCAAGAAATAATCTTCCTccagaattgagttataatctggcactaatttcttgtgtaaggcttgcactaggcttgcaatttaaatctggtcacaagtatctgcagcaagacacatacgtagaaaaagacactagcacctatcgatcttgagaccagacttgctcaagaattgaaaaaaattgttatatggataatgattaaaattcaaaaagtgatcTTTATAAGGACCACCCCAGTGTTCATATACATTTGTTAAACTGAAAACATGGATCCTTGTAAAtcgatatataatattaattcttCAATCATAACCGCAGCAAttctgataaataaaatagatattaCCTTGGCGTCGTTCCTTGTATCGGCTTTTGTAAAGCTTTTCTAACTATCAAAGTTGTTATACAGGAAAACAGCAACCACGAAAATATAAATCTCCACCAATAATTTCTCAAGCACATACCAAAGGGTATTAACCAAACTGCTATTAGTGTAACAAACTGCAagtcatatttataataaatatatgaagtgATAACGATGATGAAACGTTCAATAACTTTAATACCTGATAAGATTTAAAGTAtctttttttccattctacAAGCAATACTTGAACTACAATCAATGTTATGAATAATATAAGTAACATTTCGGCATGCATTGATTCATGTCCTTGATGTAGTTGATGTAATTTGATGTGCTCAGCTCTacacattcaaaaattttcgttaataattatggaaatttatttgtcattgtTCATTTTCATATCCGAAATAATGTAGAAGCTGTGCAGTTTCTTCATAAATGATagttaactttttattatttaattaccttTTTCGTTCTTCTGGAGACATTTCCTCTTCACTCTGtaagaatatataaaattatcatttcatCTTTCATGGTCTGGTATATCATTCAAACTATGTGTCAACAATTCTTAGGGTTATGTAGTTCTTCTATGAACTTAACAAAATATGAAGTaatcataatatataatattaaaattatatcgaaAGTCAATTTTGCTAGTATATACCTTGTTTGGCATTATATGTAAATCCATTATGGTTAATTACTAACTACTAGTTAAATTAGTAATCTAGATAACGTTATTAAAATTCGAACaccgaataaataaataataaaaacatcgATTCTTCGGAAAGTCTTGAATTTGTAAAcattacagtttttttttttttttttttacattataaaTGCGCCATCTAACGTTGATAACTGATTTAGAGGAAGGAAAATGCATTGTGAATAAACCCTAATAACACAGTTTGCTTCAGCAAAAGTTTATTTACAAAAgattccttgaatttttcgtcaaatttccgtcaatttcggacttttccgtttttgacgacaatttatataccctaatagccaccTTAAGCGcaagttaacttcaagctactgccgCATTCTGAAGCTAATTTAAAGGcaagtgttggagagcaaacAGTTGCggttaagttgacagtaaattgtctgtaacttgaattcaatttgactacttttgattactgtcagacaatgacgttaagttgattgaaagtttttcttcaaattgACGGCGAGTTTatctgtcaaattacattcagatgacggcagtAGATTTGCATCAAATTGCACGCAAGTCTTATCCAGCCAAGGCTTGCTAGAAACTTGTCGTTAGTTAGCTGTAagtgtttcactgcagaacttgctaAGCAATTGTATTTagagtgtggctatcaggatGCTGAGCAAAGTGTGACTATCAGGGTTGGGAACTGACAAAGTGGGTCACGCAGTCTGGTAGTAAAAAGTCAAACTATTGATAACTTACATCATTCAAGTAGATACACCGTAAATGCATGCTgttatcatcaataaattttatacaacgcaaattattaagaaataacaattaaaatagaaGTTGGAATATTTAGAGAACGTAAAAAGTCAAGagtaaagaaaatgaaaactaaaatgcggttttttataaatttccgGAGGCTGCTGATCGTTCagtgttattaaaaaaaattttttcgataatttgaaaaaagtttatagATTAAATGCGTggaaaaagttattaaaaatagagaaaataactccttacatttaaaaaaaaaacccaattatATATTGCCAAATACATTTGTAAGGTTTAACCTAAAACTTAGAAactgataatattatttttgttttttcaaataaataaatattgattataataatgtttttattattctgtaattttttagatttttgcaTTTATTTCATGGGGTTTTCTTTCATATGAGACGTTTGTACACAAAGAGCGCGGTAACTACAATTCtatatttatcacattttttatggttccacatttaattaaatagccGACATAAAATTCGTTCGGTATCatggatgtttttttttttttttttgggtttttACCCGTTCAAGATTTCAAGATgatatgtttataaaatttaataacattttgtTTCTTTACCCTACTATCACATGGGTTACTCATTTAAAAGAGTAAGCTACTGTCCGACATGTTTTTCAAGCGACGCCTCCCTGTCAGTTCCCATTAGAGGTGTAGTAAAGACGTGAGATTAGACTTGTTTTTTATTAGTGAGGGTAAAAACCGACGGCAACTTAATCTCCGGGAGGactttaacttaaaatttatattttcgtacttaacttttaacaataaacacatgaaaatattattgaaatatcaattatcttgagtttataatttttcatattcatATAGTAGTCCCGGCGGAAAAGTCGTCCTAAAATGGATAGCGGGGGTATAGGAAATACGTGCTAACTAATGGTAGTGGGAGGACGACTTTTTCGCCGGTCCTAATATACTTTTATTGTATGATtcgtttgatttttattacaatgCTGACGTTGAGAGAATCTTCAATAAATCATAAcctttcaataataaatatgttatggttgatataataattttagaataCATGTCATATTCTAgtctgtaaataattatattattacatATAACGTCAATTCATGGCATAATAgatttattaaactaaataataGTAAGTAGTTTATAATTACGATATCACATTAGttgcataaattaatttttttttattatttagaaaatgtttttttatcgagttgttataatattaataattctatCAATGAtagaaggcaaaaaaaaatatgacaaaaagGATTTAGTAACGTTGAAAGAAGAGGTTCGTTCTATGTTTGATTATGCTTATTCAAGTTATTTGAACTATGCGTATCCTTATGATGAATTAAGATCTCTCAGTTGTGATGGTTTTGACACATGGGGAAGTTTTTCGCTTACTTTAATCGATGCACTGGACACTTTGGCTGTTATTGGAAACTTTAGTGAATTCCGCCGTATTACTGAGATTATAAGCACAAGAAACGATTTTGAAGCAAATATAAATGTTTCTGTATTTGAAACAAATATTAGAGTAGTAGGTGGACTTTTAAGTGcccatttattaataaaaaaagccgGGATGACTTTGCCACCCGGGTGGCCGTGTAACGGGCCATTATTACGACTTGCTGAGGACATGGCTAAAAGACTTATTGTAGCCTTCGACACACCTACAGGAATGCCTTACGGTACAGTTAACTTAAAATATGGTGTCCCAAGTGGAGAAACTACTATAACATGTACTGCTGGCATTGGAACGTTTTTACTTGAATTCAGTACGTTATCAAGATTGACCGGTGATCCGTTATATGAAGAAGTAGCTATGAATGCTGTTAAAGCATTACATTATTACAGATCAAAGATAGGACTTGTAGGTAATCACATAGATATTTTAACTGGCCAATGGACAGCTCGAGATTCCGGAATAGGTGCAGGAGTTGATtcttattttgaatatttagcAAAAGGAACGCTTTTGCTCCAAAACCCTTTTTTATCTGAAATATTTCATGATTATAAAGCAGCGATTGAGAAATACATCCGTCGAGAAGATTGGCATTTATGGGTATCCATGACTGAAGGTCATGTCACTCTTCCTGTTTTTCAATCACTAGATGCTTATTGGCCTGGAGTCCTAAGTCTCTTTGGAGAGACAAATGATGCTATGAAATCATTACATAACTACCATCAAGTATGGAAGCAGTTTGGTTTTACACcagaattttataatattgctCAAGCTGAAGCTGGAACTAACAGAGAAAGCTATCCTTTACGACCTGAACTGATTGAATCTGTCATGTATCTATACAGAGCTACTAAAGATCCTTATCTCATTCAAGTCGGCGCGGATATATTAAAAAGCTTACAACACAGTGCTAAAACTAATTGTGGATATGCAACTATTAATGATGTACGGGATCATAGGAAATCGGATAGAATGGAATCTTTTTTTCTTGCTGAAACTACGAAGTATTTATATCTTCTTTTTGACCcggataattttattcatggTAATGGAAATAGTGGAGAAATCATTAAAACACAATGGACTGAATGTGTAGTTGGTGGTGGAGGTTATATCTTTAATACTGAAGCTCATCCCATTGATCCTGGCGCTCTTGCATGTTGTAGACCAGTTCAAAGTTTTTTCTCAACTCGatcaagttttaaaaaattaagtgatcatcgtgcaaaaattaaagaatacaaaaaaaaaaatattttgccaGGTACAGAATTAAACTCGGAACACACCCAAATGGAAAGTAATATTATCATACAAAAAGATCAAGATTCACTTCAAAataatatcgaaaaaatagaaaatgaaaGTTTTTCTGTTCTTACAAAACCTATCGTTACTAAggtcgataaaattttaaattttaatgagaatgtagaaaatacaaaaactggCATACACGTTACTCAAGTAGTAAATTCCAAGGCAACCGTTgatgaagatttaaaaaaaaatgaattcattGCTCAGTCTCTACTTGAAAGAATCCGAAGTAAGAATATGTACCCTATTAATTCaacaattaatgaaaattatcaatttttatcatGCCAATCTCAACCATTTCTACAACGTATTTCTATTattggagaatttttttaaaccaaagtactttttttaatgaaatccaAAAAAACTGTATAGTATTTATCACAAGAAGAAAAAATGGTTGAATTAtattgaatacaaaaaaattgaacgaaaaatcattcaatatttttattaatatgatatctaagaaaaatttcatctgaatttttttgatcgtTACCTTcaattatatactttttacGAAACTTTTCTTAAAAGTACCAATAAAGGTTGTTGAAATATTGctatttatttcctacaacaatttacaaatttttaaaatgagttattttagttgaatttaaaaactaaaaaaaaatagatgaaattataatttttccgtTAATTGTGAacatgttttattaattttgtaaataaaatatttttaaaaaaattgaccaaatgccttttaattttaagtaagtatgcctttaaataagtaaataatttatttttattaatttaacccATTAATGAAAATACGAAGGATTTAATTTGATAAGCTTCGGATAAATTCttcacaaatattttatttacaaaattaagaaaatccCTATATCTCGTGAACGAAGAACTTGAGCCAATTAACTAAAAGGACCTTTTTTCGTAGagaatcaaattttctaaaaaatcgttGCATGCATTTTTACTGtgaattttgttatttagttaatattaactaaaaaccctattaatcattaaaaatctGTGAATCGGTCGACCCTGCGATGCGggtcagccccaaaacttcccgctattctCAAgatcaaagagctcgaaaacgttattttcaataattttaacttgACAATACCTTTGATTACATAGGTGtttttaaacttgaaaaaaagtaCGTTTTATATAGAACGTGGAAAATTCAAGACATTGAAAATACTCAATAAACAAGcgttcttaaaatttttgttcacgAATAAATGCtacaaaaatactaattatgGTCAACAAATCAATGTAGTCAGGCAGAAATCAATATCAGTGATTAAAATAAGGATTTTGATGAATTTCGATTATTAGAACATTAATatacttatccaaaaaattaaaggaacaaaaaaattttataaattttttagagatttttggaaggctgtatctTCGTGAAAAACGATCGTatcaaaaaaacaaagaaagcaaattgaagcttgaaatctctagtttaaagatctttcagcaaaatattttttcgagccacggtttttgcggaatcataagaaaaaggtcgagacaaaatttttctaaattttttggttttgtttttaaggtctacggggccgggaaaatttttttcaaaaaaacgaatttatgGT includes these proteins:
- the LOC130674117 gene encoding ER degradation-enhancing alpha-mannosidase-like protein 2, with translation MFFYRVVIILIILSMIEGKKKYDKKDLVTLKEEVRSMFDYAYSSYLNYAYPYDELRSLSCDGFDTWGSFSLTLIDALDTLAVIGNFSEFRRITEIISTRNDFEANINVSVFETNIRVVGGLLSAHLLIKKAGMTLPPGWPCNGPLLRLAEDMAKRLIVAFDTPTGMPYGTVNLKYGVPSGETTITCTAGIGTFLLEFSTLSRLTGDPLYEEVAMNAVKALHYYRSKIGLVGNHIDILTGQWTARDSGIGAGVDSYFEYLAKGTLLLQNPFLSEIFHDYKAAIEKYIRREDWHLWVSMTEGHVTLPVFQSLDAYWPGVLSLFGETNDAMKSLHNYHQVWKQFGFTPEFYNIAQAEAGTNRESYPLRPELIESVMYLYRATKDPYLIQVGADILKSLQHSAKTNCGYATINDVRDHRKSDRMESFFLAETTKYLYLLFDPDNFIHGNGNSGEIIKTQWTECVVGGGGYIFNTEAHPIDPGALACCRPVQSFFSTRSSFKKLSDHRAKIKEYKKKNILPGTELNSEHTQMESNIIIQKDQDSLQNNIEKIENESFSVLTKPIVTKVDKILNFNENVENTKTGIHVTQVVNSKATVDEDLKKNEFIAQSLLERIRSKNMYPINSTINENYQFLSCQSQPFLQRISIIGEFF